A genome region from Labilibaculum antarcticum includes the following:
- a CDS encoding GxxExxY protein, with protein MISKIRYEEIGQIIVQASYEVHKELGPGLLESVYEVCLEEEIKRLKLRVERQVRIPVVFKGKTLGKDFIIDLLVEDEVIIELKALEILLPVHEVQLVTYLKLADKKLGFLINFNVPLIKQGIKRKVNQYYF; from the coding sequence ATGATTTCTAAAATACGATACGAGGAAATAGGTCAGATAATAGTTCAAGCATCTTATGAGGTGCATAAAGAACTTGGGCCAGGTTTACTTGAATCTGTTTATGAAGTTTGTCTCGAAGAAGAAATTAAAAGACTTAAATTAAGAGTTGAAAGACAAGTTAGAATACCTGTAGTTTTTAAAGGAAAAACTTTAGGGAAAGATTTTATAATTGATTTATTAGTTGAAGATGAGGTGATAATTGAACTAAAAGCATTGGAAATTCTATTACCAGTACATGAAGTTCAATTGGTAACCTATCTAAAACTTGCAGATAAAAAGCTAGGTTTTTTAATCAATTTTAATGTTCCATTAATTAAACAAGGTATTAAACGAAAAGTCAATCAATATTATTTCTAA
- a CDS encoding acetyl-CoA hydrolase/transferase family protein, which yields MHKEIKIVSFEEAAKVIKSGDRVHLHSVALAPHKFIKAMCDRGRNGEIYDVAIQHLHTEGPAPYADTEFEGIFNLESLFVGANVRKQTQAGYADYIPVFLSETQKMIRQGVLDVNVAVVQVSPPDKHGYVSLGTSIDCSLAAVETADTVVAIINTNVPRSFGDAMIPMSMCDVFCEDNSPLVEHHNAPLCDIEIAIGKNVANIIPDGACLQMGIGGIPNAVLAQLGNHKNLGIHTEMFADGLLPLVYSGVVNGMNKKLDQGKIVASFLMGTKTLYDFVDDNPGVLMMDVGYTNGVEIIRQNPKVCAINSALSIDITGQVCADSIGTRHYSGVGGQIDFTRGAAASEGGVPVIAMPSVTGKGVSKIAPTLLQGSGVVTTRNNMHWFATEYGCVNLYGKTLQQRAKAIISVAHPNFREELDQAAFERFGSHYHFVAKKY from the coding sequence ATGCACAAAGAGATCAAAATAGTTTCTTTTGAGGAAGCGGCGAAGGTGATTAAATCAGGTGACAGAGTGCACCTACACTCAGTTGCACTAGCGCCACACAAGTTCATTAAAGCAATGTGTGACCGAGGTCGTAATGGTGAAATTTACGATGTAGCAATACAACATCTTCATACAGAAGGACCAGCTCCTTATGCTGACACTGAATTTGAAGGTATTTTTAATTTAGAATCCCTATTTGTGGGTGCTAATGTTAGAAAACAAACACAAGCAGGTTATGCAGATTATATTCCTGTATTTTTGAGTGAAACTCAAAAAATGATTCGTCAAGGTGTTCTTGACGTTAATGTAGCTGTTGTACAAGTAAGTCCTCCAGACAAGCATGGTTATGTATCTTTAGGAACGTCAATAGATTGTTCTCTTGCTGCTGTTGAAACTGCTGATACAGTTGTAGCAATCATCAATACAAACGTACCTCGTTCTTTTGGTGATGCAATGATACCAATGAGTATGTGTGATGTGTTCTGTGAAGATAATTCTCCACTTGTTGAACATCACAATGCTCCTCTTTGTGATATCGAAATTGCTATTGGTAAGAATGTAGCAAACATTATTCCTGATGGAGCTTGTCTTCAAATGGGTATTGGTGGTATTCCTAATGCTGTATTAGCTCAGCTTGGTAACCACAAGAATCTTGGTATTCATACTGAGATGTTTGCGGACGGTCTTCTTCCTTTGGTTTATAGCGGTGTTGTAAATGGAATGAACAAGAAACTTGATCAAGGTAAAATTGTTGCTAGTTTCTTAATGGGAACTAAAACACTTTACGATTTTGTTGATGATAATCCAGGAGTACTCATGATGGATGTTGGTTACACTAATGGTGTAGAAATTATCAGACAAAATCCAAAAGTGTGTGCTATTAACTCTGCTTTATCAATTGATATTACCGGTCAGGTTTGTGCTGATTCAATCGGAACAAGACATTATTCTGGGGTAGGTGGACAGATTGACTTTACTCGTGGTGCTGCTGCATCAGAAGGTGGTGTGCCAGTTATCGCTATGCCTTCAGTAACTGGGAAAGGTGTTTCTAAAATTGCACCAACTCTATTACAAGGATCTGGTGTTGTAACAACTCGTAATAACATGCATTGGTTTGCTACTGAATATGGATGTGTTAATCTTTACGGTAAAACATTACAGCAAAGAGCTAAGGCAATTATTTCTGTTGCTCATCCTAATTTCAGAGAAGAATTAGATCAGGCTGCTTTCGAAAGATTCGGTAGTCACTATCATTTTGTTGCTAAAAAATACTAA
- a CDS encoding tetratricopeptide repeat-containing sensor histidine kinase, translating into MLYKFTCILIILLLSPITTVFGETQDQIQKAEELLKDTKGGERIALLKELSRLNVDKDPEKSINYAKEIVILSSENPIEKSASLYHLGNLYRRVNNYRLALDCQNQALKIRETINDLKGIASSLNNIGEIYKILNKYDEALAHLNRSLEIREKNGTQKEVAYTLNNIGSVYWLKKDYANSLGFYLKSLEIRSNLGDKTDISSSLNNLGNVYKNLNKPNKALDYYSKALQIREEIGDKNLIAFSLNDIGGIYWRLNNFNESLSYYNQSLKIRKEIGNKLYIAATLKNIGTVYKDLNELDYSLKNYNDALKIYDEINDQKEQANVFSLIGKLYESYNNFDKSLEYHKIALNLHNKIGNIKGVAYSSNSIGEILMKYYQNEKAKDYLLSAFDHANQCKDRGLQKIASENLFEYFSNLGDYKKALEYYREYSSTQYDSIIDQIGKDKITEFEANYQISKNNDEIKSLKAYTRQQSIAIYLFIAIIILAGIIGYIARKNIKIRKEATQALTEKNNQLEEINSRLKETEMTLRDLNLTKDKIFNIISNDLRTPFIDMKIMSSELLESFDQAEIEVQKDLSKNIRDLSFHTYNLVENILLWSASQSGKTKFSPRFFNVKELLDHSLTKLSEQLVEKNVKIVFNLDRTSKAYSDTSATCEVFKNLLSNAIKFSYPEGKITISAREKKYWIELEISDEGVGMSKTNLHKIFRLDNDYLALGTAQEKGAGIGLLLCKEYVEKNGGKIWADSEEGKGSSFYITIPKSDKLMGSVPKIES; encoded by the coding sequence ATGCTTTATAAGTTCACATGTATTTTAATAATTCTTCTTCTTTCTCCAATTACTACTGTATTTGGAGAAACTCAGGATCAAATCCAGAAGGCAGAAGAATTATTAAAAGATACTAAAGGAGGTGAAAGAATCGCATTGCTTAAAGAACTTTCCCGCTTAAATGTTGATAAAGATCCTGAAAAAAGCATTAACTACGCAAAAGAAATTGTCATTCTAAGCTCTGAAAATCCTATTGAAAAATCGGCTTCATTATACCATTTAGGCAACCTATATCGCCGGGTAAATAATTACAGACTAGCTCTCGACTGTCAAAATCAGGCCCTTAAAATACGAGAAACGATAAATGATTTAAAAGGAATTGCCAGTTCTTTAAATAACATTGGCGAGATCTATAAAATTCTTAATAAATATGACGAAGCCTTAGCTCACCTTAATCGATCGTTAGAAATTAGAGAAAAAAACGGGACTCAAAAAGAAGTTGCCTATACCTTAAACAATATTGGAAGTGTTTATTGGCTTAAAAAAGATTATGCCAATTCATTAGGATTCTATCTTAAATCTTTGGAAATAAGGTCAAATCTAGGTGACAAAACGGACATATCATCTTCTCTAAATAATCTTGGGAATGTGTACAAAAACCTAAACAAACCAAACAAAGCTCTCGACTATTATTCTAAAGCTCTTCAAATTAGAGAAGAAATTGGTGATAAAAATCTAATTGCATTTTCGTTAAATGATATTGGAGGAATATACTGGAGATTAAATAATTTCAATGAGTCACTATCTTATTACAATCAATCACTCAAAATAAGAAAAGAAATTGGTAATAAACTATACATTGCTGCAACACTAAAAAATATCGGAACCGTTTATAAGGATTTAAACGAACTGGATTATTCGTTAAAAAACTACAATGATGCTTTAAAGATTTATGATGAAATTAATGATCAGAAGGAACAGGCGAATGTTTTTTCTTTAATTGGTAAGCTTTACGAAAGCTACAACAACTTCGACAAAAGTCTCGAATATCACAAAATCGCTCTTAATCTTCATAACAAAATCGGTAACATAAAAGGTGTCGCTTATTCTTCGAACAGCATAGGCGAAATCTTAATGAAATATTACCAGAACGAGAAAGCTAAGGATTACTTGCTATCAGCATTCGATCATGCTAATCAATGCAAAGATAGAGGCTTGCAAAAAATTGCATCTGAAAATTTATTTGAGTATTTCTCGAATCTGGGAGATTATAAAAAAGCTCTTGAATATTATCGTGAATACTCAAGCACCCAATACGATAGCATCATAGATCAGATAGGGAAAGATAAAATTACAGAATTTGAGGCCAATTATCAGATTTCAAAAAATAACGATGAAATTAAAAGTCTGAAAGCTTACACTCGCCAACAATCCATTGCAATATACCTTTTTATAGCCATAATAATACTTGCCGGGATAATCGGTTATATCGCTAGGAAGAACATTAAAATAAGAAAGGAAGCTACCCAAGCCTTAACAGAAAAGAATAATCAATTGGAAGAAATCAACTCCAGATTAAAAGAAACGGAAATGACACTTCGAGATTTAAATCTAACCAAGGATAAAATATTTAATATTATTTCGAACGATTTACGAACCCCTTTTATTGATATGAAGATAATGAGCTCGGAGTTACTGGAGAGTTTTGACCAAGCTGAAATTGAAGTCCAAAAGGATTTATCCAAAAATATCAGAGACTTGTCTTTTCATACTTACAACCTTGTTGAAAACATATTACTCTGGTCTGCTTCGCAATCTGGAAAAACGAAATTTTCACCACGCTTTTTTAATGTCAAAGAGCTTTTAGATCATAGTTTAACCAAACTTTCGGAACAGCTTGTTGAGAAAAATGTTAAAATAGTTTTTAATTTAGATCGCACTTCAAAAGCTTATTCTGATACATCAGCAACCTGTGAAGTATTTAAAAATCTATTATCCAATGCAATAAAATTCTCTTACCCTGAAGGGAAAATTACCATATCTGCCAGAGAAAAGAAGTATTGGATTGAATTGGAAATTTCTGACGAAGGGGTGGGAATGAGTAAAACAAATCTCCACAAAATATTCCGTTTGGATAATGATTACCTTGCATTAGGTACAGCACAGGAAAAAGGCGCTGGAATTGGCCTGCTTCTTTGCAAAGAATATGTTGAGAAAAATGGCGGTAAAATTTGGGCCGATAGTGAAGAAGGAAAAGGAAGTAGTTTTTATATTACAATTCCTAAATCGGATAAATTAATGGGCTCTGTTCCAAAAATAGAAAGTTAG
- a CDS encoding DUF4190 domain-containing protein: MEQEQTNAGQTLGIIGLILGIITFMIGFIPCVGVIAIIPGVIAIILSAVGLSQANRGNGARGINIGALIVSIIGVLVASLWLIFVVGIANLNEDEIQNFVEDVIEEAIDESVQNPDLQDVLEELEDQLDEVSVDSIHIKTDSINLEIKINNE, from the coding sequence ATGGAGCAAGAGCAAACAAATGCCGGACAAACATTAGGAATTATTGGATTAATACTAGGTATTATAACTTTCATGATTGGATTTATTCCTTGCGTTGGAGTTATTGCAATTATTCCTGGAGTAATTGCAATTATTTTAAGCGCAGTTGGACTAAGCCAAGCCAATCGGGGAAATGGTGCACGCGGGATTAATATCGGAGCATTAATTGTCTCAATTATTGGCGTTTTAGTCGCTTCCCTATGGCTGATTTTTGTCGTTGGAATTGCTAACCTCAACGAAGATGAAATTCAAAATTTTGTCGAAGATGTAATCGAAGAAGCTATTGATGAATCCGTACAAAATCCTGACTTGCAAGATGTTCTAGAAGAACTAGAAGATCAACTTGATGAAGTATCTGTTGATTCAATTCATATCAAAACAGATAGCATCAATCTTGAAATCAAAATTAATAATGAGTAA
- a CDS encoding DUF2752 domain-containing protein, whose translation MSNSHQTKQNYKVINLSFAGIILCIFIYSGLFSAEESKHPIPSFYTQITNENSPSTGLSRSFSAIVQGDLQLAKTYNPLGLHIFLFFAIQLIFRSLSFMLIKERFLWMKPYIFMDATLTIIGFYLAFRPLIVFTIKLFQETIVN comes from the coding sequence ATGAGTAATTCTCATCAAACTAAACAAAACTACAAAGTAATCAACCTCTCTTTCGCCGGAATTATTCTATGTATTTTTATTTACTCAGGTCTTTTTTCTGCAGAAGAAAGCAAACACCCAATCCCATCATTTTACACTCAAATAACAAACGAAAATAGTCCATCTACGGGATTATCCCGTAGTTTCTCAGCTATTGTTCAAGGTGATCTTCAACTGGCGAAAACATACAATCCTCTTGGTTTACATATATTTCTATTTTTCGCTATTCAACTAATTTTTAGGAGCTTATCTTTTATGTTGATTAAAGAGCGATTTTTATGGATGAAACCATATATTTTCATGGATGCTACTCTGACGATAATTGGCTTTTATCTAGCATTCAGACCATTAATAGTATTCACTATAAAACTTTTTCAAGAAACCATCGTAAACTGA
- a CDS encoding thioredoxin family protein: MKRLASLLIFLAIVLNLSAQNNTKEDSRINETVLYGQFTLDAFNMDLCSPWYTPEHDSYLADTTILKKLTEQNFENISISLILGSWCHDSHREVPRFIKILEEINYPFDRLQMYALDTDKTSPDFDAKANNVTNVPTAIISRNRVEIGRIIESPKLSLEKDLLKILSKN, translated from the coding sequence ATGAAAAGGCTTGCATCGCTTCTTATTTTTTTAGCCATCGTTTTGAATCTCTCGGCTCAAAATAACACCAAAGAAGATTCCAGAATTAATGAGACCGTTCTATACGGACAATTCACTTTAGATGCTTTTAATATGGATTTATGCTCCCCTTGGTACACTCCCGAGCATGACTCTTATTTGGCAGATACAACTATTCTAAAAAAGCTCACAGAACAAAATTTTGAGAATATCTCAATCAGTCTTATTCTTGGTTCATGGTGTCATGATAGTCATCGGGAAGTGCCTCGTTTCATCAAAATACTAGAAGAAATAAACTATCCGTTTGACAGACTTCAAATGTACGCATTGGACACCGACAAAACCTCACCGGATTTTGATGCAAAAGCGAACAATGTCACTAATGTTCCAACCGCGATTATTTCTCGAAATAGAGTTGAAATAGGTCGCATCATCGAAAGCCCAAAATTATCTTTGGAAAAAGATCTTTTAAAAATACTTTCAAAAAATTAG
- a CDS encoding UDP-N-acetylmuramate--L-alanine ligase: protein MRVHFIAIGGSAMHNLAIALHLKGFTVSGSDDEIFNPSRSRLEKHNILPEEWGWFPEKIDTGLDAIILGMHARIDNPELLRAQELGLKIFSYPEYIYEQTKDKTRIVIGGSHGKTTTTSMVMHVLKDNNIDFDYMVGAQIEGFETMVRLTKEAKIAIFEGDEYLSSPIDRRPKFHLYHPHIALLTGIAWDHINVFPTFENYVEQFDIFTNLIQPNGSLIYFEEDEHIQKILSNRRKDVSYIPYNTHPFRLENNQTILTTDKDEFALEIFGEHNLQNLMGAYHICKSIGVKDLDFYKSIQNFSGAARRLQKLAESENCSVFQDFAHSPSKLKATTEAVKKQYQNRKLIACMELHTFSSLKKEFLPHYENTMCMADHAFVYFDPKTIEHKKLEPITSKQVAEAFGGSNLKVYTDSDLLISDLLSMNFNNTNVLLMSSGNFTGVNLPQLAQNIIVNTK, encoded by the coding sequence ATGAGAGTACATTTTATAGCAATTGGCGGTAGTGCCATGCACAATCTTGCAATAGCCTTGCATTTAAAAGGTTTTACTGTTTCGGGTTCCGATGATGAAATTTTTAATCCATCAAGATCCCGTTTGGAAAAACACAATATCCTGCCCGAAGAATGGGGTTGGTTTCCTGAAAAAATAGATACTGGTCTTGACGCCATTATTTTAGGAATGCATGCTCGAATTGACAATCCTGAATTGTTAAGAGCGCAAGAATTAGGATTAAAAATTTTCTCTTACCCTGAGTACATTTACGAGCAGACAAAGGATAAAACAAGAATCGTAATTGGAGGCAGTCATGGCAAAACCACAACAACCTCCATGGTAATGCATGTACTGAAAGATAATAATATTGATTTCGACTACATGGTTGGTGCTCAAATTGAAGGATTCGAAACTATGGTTAGGTTGACGAAAGAGGCCAAAATAGCAATTTTCGAAGGCGATGAATATTTATCCTCTCCTATTGATAGAAGACCCAAATTTCATCTTTATCATCCGCATATTGCATTGCTAACTGGTATAGCCTGGGATCACATCAATGTTTTTCCAACATTTGAAAACTATGTGGAGCAATTCGATATTTTCACAAATCTAATTCAGCCCAATGGAAGCTTAATTTATTTTGAGGAAGACGAACACATTCAAAAAATCCTAAGTAATAGGAGAAAAGATGTCAGCTACATTCCATACAATACGCATCCATTCAGATTAGAAAATAACCAAACAATTTTAACTACAGACAAGGACGAATTTGCTCTTGAGATATTTGGAGAGCACAACCTACAAAACTTAATGGGTGCTTATCACATCTGTAAAAGCATTGGAGTAAAAGATCTTGATTTTTATAAATCGATACAAAACTTCTCTGGTGCCGCTCGTCGTCTTCAAAAACTTGCAGAAAGTGAAAACTGCAGTGTTTTTCAAGATTTTGCTCATTCCCCATCCAAATTAAAAGCAACAACCGAAGCGGTTAAAAAACAATATCAGAATCGAAAACTAATTGCCTGCATGGAACTCCATACATTCAGTAGTTTAAAAAAAGAGTTCCTTCCACATTATGAAAACACGATGTGTATGGCAGATCACGCTTTTGTTTATTTTGATCCTAAAACGATTGAACACAAGAAACTGGAACCAATTACAAGCAAGCAGGTTGCGGAGGCTTTTGGAGGAAGTAACCTTAAGGTATACACCGATTCAGATCTACTAATATCAGATCTGCTTTCAATGAACTTTAACAACACAAATGTTTTACTTATGAGTTCGGGGAATTTTACGGGTGTAAACCTCCCCCAATTAGCCCAAAACATTATAGTAAACACTAAATGA
- the scpA gene encoding methylmalonyl-CoA mutase produces MKPNFKDINIKSSQRAATTSQKWEKENGIEKSWMTPEQIPVKTAFNKEDLEGMEHLNYVSGLPPFLRGPYSAMFPLRPWTIRQYAGFSTAEESNAFYRRNLAAGQKGLSVAFDLATHRGYDSDHPRVIGDVGKAGVAIDSILDMEILFDQIPLDEMSVSMTMNGAVLPVLAFYIVAGLEQGARLDQLSGTIQNDILKEFMVRNTYIYPPDFSMKIIADIFEFTSNFMPKFNSISISGYHMQEAGATADIELAYTLADGLEYLKKGVAAGMDVDTFAPRLSFFWAIGMNHFMEIAKMRAGRLLWSKIVKQFDPKNPKSMALRTHSQTSGWSLTEQDPFNNIGRTCIEAMAAALGHTQSLHTNALDEAIALPTDFSARIARNTQIYIQDETTICKSVDPWAGSYYVESLTQELVDKAWAHIEEVEKLGGMAKAIESGIPKLRIEEAAARTQAKIDANTQTIVGINKYRLEKEDPIDILEVDNTAVRTAQLERLAKLRANRDEKAVQAALKAITACANGGEGNLLDLAVKAAQLRASLGEISDACEEVCGRYKAVIRTVSGVYSSESKQDADFAKAKLLADKFAEMTGRRPRIMVAKMGQDGHDRGGKVVATGFADIGFDVDMGPLFQTPEESAKQAVENDVHILGVSSLAAGHKTLVPAVIAELKKLGREDIMVTAGGVIPAQDYDFLYEAGVVGVFGPGTKVSRCAIQMLDILIEQYKD; encoded by the coding sequence ATGAAGCCAAATTTTAAAGATATAAATATCAAGTCATCTCAAAGAGCTGCGACAACATCTCAGAAATGGGAAAAAGAAAACGGCATTGAAAAATCTTGGATGACACCAGAACAAATTCCTGTTAAAACAGCCTTTAACAAGGAAGATTTAGAAGGAATGGAGCACTTGAACTATGTTTCAGGTTTACCACCATTCCTACGTGGACCTTATTCAGCTATGTTTCCTTTGCGTCCTTGGACAATTCGTCAGTACGCAGGTTTCTCTACTGCTGAAGAATCAAATGCATTCTACCGTCGTAACCTTGCTGCTGGTCAGAAAGGACTTTCTGTAGCATTCGATTTGGCTACTCACCGTGGGTATGATTCAGATCATCCTCGTGTAATTGGTGATGTTGGTAAAGCAGGTGTTGCTATCGACTCTATCCTGGATATGGAGATCCTTTTCGATCAAATTCCTTTGGATGAGATGTCAGTATCTATGACAATGAATGGTGCAGTACTTCCAGTATTGGCTTTCTACATTGTTGCAGGTTTAGAGCAAGGTGCTCGATTGGATCAACTTTCTGGAACAATCCAGAATGATATCCTAAAAGAATTCATGGTGCGTAACACTTACATCTACCCACCAGATTTCTCAATGAAAATTATTGCTGATATTTTCGAATTTACTTCGAATTTCATGCCTAAGTTCAACTCTATTTCTATCTCAGGATACCACATGCAAGAAGCAGGTGCTACTGCAGATATCGAGTTAGCTTATACTCTTGCTGATGGTTTAGAGTACTTGAAAAAAGGTGTAGCTGCAGGAATGGATGTTGATACATTCGCTCCTCGTTTGTCTTTCTTCTGGGCTATCGGAATGAATCACTTCATGGAGATTGCTAAAATGAGAGCAGGTCGTTTACTATGGTCTAAGATTGTAAAACAATTCGATCCTAAGAATCCTAAGTCAATGGCATTGCGTACTCACTCGCAAACTTCAGGTTGGTCATTAACCGAGCAAGATCCTTTCAATAATATTGGACGTACTTGTATCGAAGCAATGGCTGCAGCTTTGGGTCACACTCAATCTCTTCACACCAATGCATTGGATGAAGCGATTGCATTGCCAACTGACTTCTCAGCACGTATTGCCCGTAACACTCAGATTTATATTCAGGATGAAACTACAATCTGTAAATCAGTTGATCCATGGGCAGGTTCTTACTACGTTGAGTCATTAACTCAAGAATTAGTAGACAAAGCTTGGGCTCACATCGAAGAAGTTGAGAAATTAGGTGGAATGGCTAAGGCTATCGAGTCTGGCATTCCAAAACTTCGTATCGAAGAAGCTGCTGCTCGTACTCAAGCTAAAATTGATGCGAACACTCAAACTATTGTAGGTATTAATAAATATCGTTTGGAGAAAGAAGATCCAATAGATATTTTAGAAGTAGATAACACTGCTGTACGTACTGCACAACTTGAACGTTTGGCTAAGCTTCGTGCTAACCGCGACGAAAAAGCTGTTCAGGCTGCTCTTAAAGCTATTACTGCCTGTGCAAACGGTGGTGAAGGTAACCTGTTGGATCTTGCTGTAAAAGCTGCACAACTTCGTGCTTCTTTAGGTGAGATTTCTGACGCTTGCGAAGAAGTTTGTGGAAGATATAAAGCTGTAATTAGAACTGTGTCAGGAGTGTATTCATCAGAATCAAAACAAGATGCTGATTTTGCAAAAGCAAAATTATTAGCAGACAAATTTGCAGAAATGACAGGACGTCGTCCTCGTATCATGGTTGCAAAAATGGGACAAGATGGTCATGACCGTGGTGGTAAAGTTGTTGCTACAGGTTTTGCTGATATAGGATTTGACGTTGACATGGGACCCTTGTTCCAAACTCCGGAAGAATCTGCTAAGCAAGCTGTAGAAAATGATGTACACATCCTTGGTGTTTCTTCATTGGCTGCTGGTCACAAAACTTTGGTTCCTGCAGTTATCGCGGAATTGAAAAAATTAGGTCGTGAAGATATCATGGTTACTGCAGGTGGTGTTATACCAGCTCAGGATTACGATTTCTTATACGAAGCTGGTGTTGTTGGTGTATTTGGTCCTGGTACCAAAGTATCAAGATGTGCCATCCAAATGTTGGATATCCTAATTGAGCAATACAAAGACTAG
- a CDS encoding MBL fold metallo-hydrolase — protein sequence MEIYNIETGNFKCDGGAMFSVVPKLLWSRKYPSDEDNLCNCAMRSMLVVDGERKILIDNGSGDKQDVEFFKHHHLNGNATLLSSLSNIGFQPTDITDVVFTHLHFDHCGGAVKNNEKGEGFDLVFPNATHWVSKTQWENFNNPNIREADAYFQENIVPIKEVGQLKLVDREGELFPNFEIRFVNGHTPGLMVAIIKNENDTIVFAGDFIPTTANVPVKWLASYDLNPKESLHEKEAFLKEAVENNYILFFQHDILHECCSLVQTPRGVKVDKCFSLTEIK from the coding sequence ATGGAAATATATAATATAGAAACGGGCAATTTTAAATGCGATGGTGGAGCTATGTTCAGTGTGGTTCCAAAACTTCTTTGGAGTCGGAAATATCCTAGCGATGAAGATAATTTATGCAATTGTGCGATGAGAAGTATGCTTGTTGTTGATGGGGAGCGAAAGATATTAATTGATAATGGTAGCGGAGATAAGCAGGATGTAGAGTTTTTCAAACATCATCATTTAAATGGTAATGCCACATTGCTGTCTTCTCTTTCAAATATTGGTTTTCAACCAACTGATATTACCGATGTCGTTTTTACTCATTTGCACTTCGACCATTGCGGTGGAGCTGTAAAGAATAATGAAAAAGGAGAAGGTTTTGATTTGGTTTTCCCAAACGCAACTCATTGGGTGAGCAAAACACAATGGGAAAATTTCAACAATCCAAATATTCGTGAAGCGGACGCCTATTTTCAGGAAAACATTGTTCCAATAAAGGAGGTTGGTCAATTAAAACTTGTTGACAGGGAGGGAGAGTTGTTTCCTAATTTTGAAATTCGATTTGTAAATGGACATACTCCGGGTTTGATGGTTGCTATTATCAAAAATGAAAATGACACCATTGTATTTGCCGGAGATTTTATTCCTACAACAGCAAATGTACCTGTAAAATGGCTGGCTAGTTATGACCTTAATCCAAAAGAATCATTGCATGAGAAAGAAGCTTTTTTAAAAGAGGCAGTGGAAAATAACTATATTTTATTTTTTCAGCACGATATACTGCATGAGTGTTGCAGTCTGGTGCAAACACCCAGAGGTGTAAAAGTTGATAAATGTTTTTCGCTCACAGAAATTAAATAA